The nucleotide sequence ATGCACGACTCCCCCTATGTGAGAGATTAATTCTCAGGTACTGAGATACACTGGTGAAGACATTTGTTGTCTTTtgttcagaaaaagaaagattctTCAAAGTTTCACTCCACATCTTATCAAACTCGTTGTCCAGCTCTTTATCACTCATCTGGACTTTTTTCATTCTGCATCTGTTTAGCAAAGCGCAAACTGCATTTTCAATCTCCTTTTGATGATTCTCTTTGATTTTATCAATTTGTGCCATCCCCTGTCtgatttctgctgctgctgtgagctGATTAAAAACAGATCTCTCCATTTCTTTTCGAAGGCTCTTTGCACTGTTTGAGAATTCCTCTTTGTATCCTTCAACCAGATAAACATGACCCTCTGTTTGCTTGAAATACTCTGTCAGATTTTTGATAAGTCTTGTCTCCCATGTGCACAGCACTGTGGAGGCATTGCCTTTCAAAGATGTGAGAAATTCTCTCATGtcagaaaactgagattttgcTGCAACTGTACCAAAATTGGAAATTCTAGTTTCTGCATTTGTTACCCAGGTGTACATTTCTCTTTTGAATTCCCACTCCCATTTGTTGAATTCTGTGCAGAGTCTCATGTATGCATCAGCTACGAGGCTGTTTCTGAAGCTGAAGATGAAGTTTTCATACTTTACTGCAGTCCACAGACTTGTCACCCACTCTTTAAACTCCATGACATCATTAGCAGATGACTCACAGTTTCCCAGCAGTTGGATGATGTGTTTCTTGAGCTCATATACAGCCTCACTGTACCCTGCATTGACTGGTGCCATTGGTGGGTTTCCATTCCAGAGTCCAGGAATGTACCAGTTCCCAGTGTCTGGACTGTACTCCATCACATCAGTGAAGCTCTtgttctcctctttcttttccattttggCTGCTGCCTGGGTCATCTCATTTAACTGTTCCAGGAGCAGTTTCCTGTCTCGTGAGTTCTTCTCATGGGCTGAAACATCGGACACATTCTGgtgaacaaacacacatttcgGCTTTTTGCCCACCTCCTTCATCCTGAGAAAAGCATGCACAACTATTTGTAGGATGTCCTTCATTTCAGTTGAATTCTCCATTGCAACATTGACAATGGTGACATCACTCAGCCCTACAACAAGTGTAGCAAGCTCATTGTCGTGCTCATAGCTATTGTCTAGTTGTGCAAGTTCTGGTGACTTTAAGCCCTCAGTGTCAATGATCACCATGAAGTCACAGTTTAGGACTTTTTTTATGTCTTCATTGATTTTGATGAGCAACATAAAGGCACCGCGAGTACATCGACCACTGCTGACTGCAAACTGCACTCCAAACATGGTGTTAAGGAGAGTGGACTTCCCTGTGCTCTGAACTCCAAGAACTGTGACTACCAGGATCTTTCTGCTTGGAGACACCAAGTCACTGAGCTGAAAGAGAACATCACTCACCCATCTAAGAGGGATGTTGGATGCATCTCCATCTACAAGTTCAAGAGGAAATCCATCAAGCAACAACTCTGCACACAGTTTGGGCAGATGCTGCAGCTGTTGACGTGCTGGATCTGTTTGTGGAAGGGACAGTGAGGCTTCATAGATCTGACCCATTTCACGGAAGAAGTGTTCAGTCCCCAGTGAGCTGTTGGAAATTTGTCTGTCAATCTCATTTATCTCCTTCTTGTTCTCAGAGTTCttgcatttttctttatatttctccTGAAGTTCAGACAGTTTTATACGAGACACGTTATCCAGGTTTGTTCGCATCCATTTCAGGAAATAAAACCTCTCTGTTCCTGGGCTTGATATTGCGTTGATGAAGCATGTCATAACTGTCGACATGTCATAGGAGTTCTGCCTTTTCCGCagttcttttctgtctttctgaaGTTCACTTTTGTAATCTTCTATATTTTTGGAGCCAACTTTTCGAAGTCGACATCCTTCCTTCTCTAAGCAGGTCAGTTCTTTCCATATTTTACCTTGTCGTggaagattattttttttgtacttaTGGATGTCTTGAATTTCAGCAGTGATGATGTCTGCATTTGTCTTTGCAGTCTGGCACTCTGGAGAGTCTTCATCAACCAGGATCCCCAGTTCATGGGCAATGTCTGCCATCTGCTCTATTGTCATGTTAATCTTTGAATTCTTAACCACATCTTTGACCATTTCCCTCAGACTTTTCACAAAGTCTGcatcatttattgtttttgtcttaatgatgatgttgttgttggtcAAGCCCAACTCAGTTGctactttttttaaagcatatgTACTGTTGTGCTTGCTCAAATTATTACCTACTAAGAAGATCTGTGCTTTGTGCTGTTGGTTGGTAAGTAGACTGAGCTCAGATTCAGAGCCTAAATGGTCaaagaacacaaaaactgcTGCAGATGTCTGACACAGAAAGGAGTATTGTGTTTGAAAGCTTGCAATGTCCCCACGAAGGTTAGCTACAGCCACTGGCTGACTGAAAATATCAATGTTTGCTTTTCCACCAGGAAGATACCAAGTAATTTCAGTCAGTCCGTTGGATATTCTTCTTGGACTGTCACCACACTCCATGTTGCGATGAACAAAGGTGTCATGGTACTGCTGAGAATTGCTCAGAAGCTTATTGAGAATCTCTGACTTGGACAAAGAGCACTCACCCAGACTGACAAAAGAGATCATTGGAAGTTTCGAGAGAACAATTCTTTCTTCAATGAAGCCCTTGGATTCTGACAGAGACTGAGGTCTGTACTTTTTAACAATGTCTCTCATGGCCCACAGCATGAGTGTGCACTGATTGGTGTCACAATTTGGAAGCAGCAAAGGCACAGAAAACTGACATGTGGACATTTTTACTGCCATTTCCTGCTGCACAAGACCAtcagaacacagaaaaagagcaGTGATTATATCAAGGGGGTTCATCATGCCACCTGTGTTTGGGCTTTTAAACAGATTTTCAATATTGAACTCTTTACTCCCTGATACACCATCACTGTCTGACTCACACACTGTGGTATATGTCACATTCCTCGCTGCCACATTAACCATCatcagtttcttcagaaaatacCAAGGAAGGTCGGATTTACAGTTGGCAGCTTCATCAGTGATGGCCTTCTCATCAATCTCAAGTATTTTTCTGAGTGTTAGTTTCTTTCTGTAGTAGTGCTCCAACCCCAGATCATCCAACAACCTCGCCAGCTGTCTCTCTGTGGATAAAAACAGGGTTGTTATTTCTAAAGAGTTTCACCATATCTTATTATGCTAAAATATCTTACCATAAAACAAATCCAAGGTTTCCAAAatcattgatcaacaatcagacaaaaaaaaactgtcagagGTTATGTGTggagtagggctgggtatcgtctctgatttctagaatcgattcgattccgattcacaaggtcccgaatcgatttgatccacgattcgattcaattcgagtcgattcgattcaattcaattcaattcaattcaattcaattcgatttgaatctgggaaattttcacagtcagaaatattataattcagatcagtacatttacatatttttgtatctataaaaaggaagctgacacacgcaagtcTTTATCAAAAGTGtaagcgtcacagcagatgcctttgtgtcaaagtagctgaagataaaacacagaaaaccatgAAGGCGATTTCGCCATGAAggcaaaaaaactaaataatatTTTGGAGAAGCATAATATTCTTGATAATTTTCAGTGTAGTTTCAGAAAGTTGCATTCCCGTAAAACAACTCTCCTTGAAGTCTTCAATAACCTTTTGATGGCTGCAGATAAGGGTCATTGATCAATCCTTCTTTTATCGGACATTAGCTCAGCCTTTGATAATGCTGACCATCAAATCACATGATCCCTAGGTTAAAACACATGGTAGAAATTTCCAGCTGTGTGTagaatatgttttattttcatgggAAATTTTTGGTTAGATGTTTTTCAAAATCATTTCTTATCATTTATATTCAACCTCGCTTTTGAACCTCATgaacatgaattaattttaaacGGCCATCAAAAAATTGGATGGCAACTATTTTTTTGCAAATTAATGCAGACCAGACAGCTTGCTACTTCTGAGGGCAATACCCAACTGAGGTCAATGCCAAACTCAGACAATTTAGTTTCTTTGTTAAGACCCAGGTCATGATTCTGTGTGGTGTTGTTGCTTGCCACACCTGAGGGGGGCGTGGTTTGTCCTCTatgatgtttgtgtttatgtaagGATTCAGGTGAAGGCAGACCATTGGTGGTAGATGGAATGAGGGGAGCTGCAAATTGGGACCTTATTTGTTCCGGCAGCCCcgctacttcctgtttccaaCGTGCCGTGCGTTTAGCCCTATGTGCTGTTTGACTAAGTTTTCTGGGATGAGAAGAGCTAGCCTGCGTTTTAAATATTGTAAATAGTGTAAAAAAGACCTATTTTTTGACCTGGTAGCTGTAGGGGTGGGGagctgttttcttttagaaCCTTTTTCTCCCGTTTTGGTTAGCGAGACAGGCAAgaggctggctggctggagcggcatctaataaccaactcgcaaaataaaacaaaataaaaacaaaccaacaaacacaaaaacaccagacattatggtACAGACATATAATTTGCactgatgttttttcgaaaCATGTGCAAGAGCCCTCGGTGCACCTGCTTTCTGctaaagtcaaagtaaactcaTCTCCGCTagtacagtttgatgatttaaagtctcacacacaacctgtcgaaaTGGGGGGGgttgcttccaaatagagcacactTCATTCATGATGTTGTAAATCGAAGCcctttatgtattcatgattttgaatcctgggttgtgtgaaatcccagaaataaaccctagacaaagtgaatctgtgaactaagctGTAGGTCTATTAGtttatgttgtggtgattctCGAGTTAGGGAATGTTTGTTTATACTGGAGtgtaaaattaaaaccaatggaagatggacaggaagagttcaaagccatcaggtcctcaatttagaagaaagagaaaagaagaggaggaaaaacgagcaaaagatacaagtaagcagatgtgtcattggataatggcaggtcatgtatcctgaaacaatcagaatcatattcagaatactttaataatccctaaggaaattatgtgggtgaCAGTTGCtcaaagaagaaatggtaaaatagtaacagtaacagactaaactccaaacaatacattatgttacagattttacacatttaagaaatagcactaatatatacagagGCAGTgccagagggagtgtttgcccagggcgccaaacaggctaggactgCCACTGGTTTTGGCCATGCCCAACCTGACACTCGCTACCTTTTGAGTTTAATAAAACAACTGCTCCTTGAAACACCGTTGCCGTGTTGGTTTACTTCCTTGGGAGGGAGTGTgggcctttttcttttctttttcttttttttttttggcgtTTCTTGCATTGTGCTAGAAAAGCCAAATCTTCATATTCAAAGTTTTTGTACTGGGTTCCTGTCAGGTTTAGATTTCAGTTTAACCCATTAAAACCCATCAGTTTTAGATCAGCTACCTAACTACCAGGTTCAACTATCATAACTCTAACTGTCAGGAGTAGTACAAATCTCTTCACACTAACCTTGGGTGCAATCAAAAAATTCAAATGGTTCATAAAAGCAGCAACTCAGTGATTCAGTGATTTTAGGGTCATTATGGTAGTCTCAGGCAGGGCATAACATCCAAATCTCGGCAAATAACACAGAAATGAACCCATCGGAAtagcaaaatcaaaacaaacagattaCACAGATGAAAAGAACCCAAATGCCCGataaaatgtctgttttctgtAGAGCATACAAGGGCTGCCGTGACACCATGCCTTGGATTAATATAATGGCAgtagactaaggagcttggaaagaaaagtctgtacttctttaagttgcttgaagatgttttacctctcatccgagaagcttcttcagttctagggtcaaatggtggtgagtcccagatttaagccctgtgggattATCCCCCcgagagggacaatggaccccgTAATGATcttctacctaatcacacgagccaaggtgtaaaaatgggtgtgggtcacaatcagccagggtttcgggtgagctcattgtgaaacctggccccaccctatcatgtgatttcctgaggtcagatggcccaggatgtgagtgagcattaaggcgtctgggaagggatctcaacaCTGGATTATAGACGTCAGACagtcgtaaaccaccacctctgttcaaagatggtcactcacagtggacatatATGGCTTCTTTTaatcctctttcaaaccatctgtcttttctgtccaaaatgtgaacattggcatccttgaaagagtgacctttgtcctttagatgcagatggccAGCCGAGTTTTGTCCcgttttcttttctgtgcatatTTGCTGACTTGATGAAAGCCCAATTAAGATATCCGTGGATGGTTTCTGAAAGCCAACTGCTTCCAGAAACAATTTGATTCTTTCAATTGAGCAAATGGTTCAGGAGTTACAGATGTTTAGCAAAACGTTGCAAAGAACCTGTTTGTCGCCGGTGACAGGTCAGGCTTTAGAGGGTTACgagaatgttttttatttttatgtcctCATGAACTTAGGTCTCCACCTACAAGGTAGGGGCCTTTTTC is from Oreochromis niloticus isolate F11D_XX unplaced genomic scaffold, O_niloticus_UMD_NMBU tig00000809_pilon, whole genome shotgun sequence and encodes:
- the LOC100705919 gene encoding up-regulator of cell proliferation-like, which gives rise to MDFWGEIWKYRDAADINPFQELAMAAVSVLSLPHSNAEVERVFSQMSVVKSKLRNRMSLQSLNSILYIRHGLKLSERQLARLLDDLGLEHYYRKKLTLRKILEIDEKAITDEAANCKSDLPWYFLKKLMMVNVAARNVTYTTVCESDSDGVSGSKEFNIENLFKSPNTGGMMNPLDIITALFLCSDGLVQQEMAVKMSTCQFSVPLLLPNCDTNQCTLMLWAMRDIVKKYRPQSLSESKGFIEERIVLSKLPMISFVSLGECSLSKSEILNKLLSNSQQYHDTFVHRNMECGDSPRRISNGLTEITWYLPGGKANIDIFSQPVAVANLRGDIASFQTQYSFLCQTSAAVFVFFDHLGSESELSLLTNQQHKAQIFLVGNNLSKHNSTYALKKVATELGLTNNNIIIKTKTINDADFVKSLREMVKDVVKNSKINMTIEQMADIAHELGILVDEDSPECQTAKTNADIITAEIQDIHKYKKNNLPRQGKIWKELTCLEKEGCRLRKVGSKNIEDYKSELQKDRKELRKRQNSYDMSTVMTCFINAISSPGTERFYFLKWMRTNLDNVSRIKLSELQEKYKEKCKNSENKKEINEIDRQISNSSLGTEHFFREMGQIYEASLSLPQTDPARQQLQHLPKLCAELLLDGFPLELVDGDASNIPLRWVSDVLFQLSDLVSPSRKILVVTVLGVQSTGKSTLLNTMFGVQFAVSSGRCTRGAFMLLIKINEDIKKVLNCDFMVIIDTEGLKSPELAQLDNSYEHDNELATLVVGLSDVTIVNVAMENSTEMKDILQIVVHAFLRMKEVGKKPKCVFVHQNVSDVSAHEKNSRDRKLLLEQLNEMTQAAAKMEKKEENKSFTDVMEYSPDTGNWYIPGLWNGNPPMAPVNAGYSEAVYELKKHIIQLLGNCESSANDVMEFKEWVTSLWTAVKYENFIFSFRNSLVADAYMRLCTEFNKWEWEFKREMYTWVTNAETRISNFGTVAAKSQFSDMREFLTSLKGNASTVLCTWETRLIKNLTEYFKQTEGHVYLVEGYKEEFSNSAKSLRKEMERSVFNQLTAAAEIRQGMAQIDKIKENHQKEIENAVCALLNRCRMKKVQMSDKELDNEFDKMWSETLKNLSFSEQKTTNVFTSVSQYLRINLSHRGSRACELLSQKHLQDCGKEPFKYTSENIRHRATHAMGRVAKWFNIQDPNTAVQKLADSIIDVCTQFVREKVKKKSNYCETYIQEILHMIDEKLQKNQDVDQNIEFEVSLKQHICGFAAREFQKMHEDFIQTNDPYRCLMNNKKKFCDDFIDVFHERDQCQKKAEEFTNRCLKPAVKDFISRFLGADITVEMSTCEQFSTRMSFQYSVLLDLLSKAYFKNYLSYICSYEKYVKTWIHNKIVEHFSTVSKISEFEDRRLQSCMKSINDAINKAKTRNTDSELGRFVEDICKELGNKLVISQDALGAFMILNNADKEQFAHWLTECVKDMAQDLRKAFERLNFQTKLQRLPVQPENKLFNQLVGCGKQCPFCKAPCDAGGEEHKHFASLHRPEGLGRYRWDSTRKLVLDICSSLIVSDCRFRCSATNDEWHPYKSYRDIFPDWNIPPDVSLKASDHWKFIMANYNDNFAKEYNAEPADIPEEWKKITKEQAEESLKKSFNVK